The Amycolatopsis sp. QT-25 genomic sequence ACGAAGGTCTACACGACCGAAGGCGGCGCGGCGTCGCGCGACGGCTGGCTGCGGCCGCGGGTCGAGGTCCGGCACGACGTCGACCAGGAGTGGATCGACAACGTCCTCGCTGACCGGGAGGGCCTGTACCGCCGAGCGGGGCGGGCCATCGCGCGGGTCGCCAGGCTCGCCCGATTTTGACCGGTTTTCTTTTTGTGGTGGGAAAGTCTTGTCGACCAAGCCGAATCGGTGACCCGCTCCGTGGCGCTCACGGGCCCGGTGCCGCTGGAACGTCGACGGTGTCGTCCTCGAGACCGCCCTCGATCGAGACGAAACCCTTACGCGGCCCCTGTAGCGTTTCGCACCCGTCGAACGATGAGTGATTCCCTTGCCGCACAGGTATTCCGCCAAACGCAGGCGAACCGCGGACGGTGGTAACGAACCCGGTCCTCCGGCCGACCAACGGGCAGCGGAACGCGGCTGGAGGAATTCGTCATGAAGATCAGTGTCTTCGGGCTCGGTTACGTCGGTTGTGTGTCGGCGGCGTGCCTGGCCGGACGTGGGCACGAGGTCGTCGGGGTGGACGTGAACCCGGTGAAGATCGACCTCGTCTCCAGCGGCAAGGCGCCGGTGGTCGAGGAGCGGATCGGGGAACTGACCGCCGAGGTGGTGGCCCAAGGCAGGCTCAGAGCCACCACCGACGTCGGACAGGCGATCGCGGACAGCGAAGTCTCCCTGATCTGTGTCGGTACCCCGTCGGCGCCGAACGGCAGCCTTTCGACGGCCTTCCTGGAGCGCGTGGCCGAGGAGATCGGCGAGGCGCTCAAGACCAAGACCGAGCGGCACACCGTCGTCTTCCGCAGCACCATGTTGCCGGGCACCTGCCTGGACCTGCTCGTCCCCATCCTCGAGAAGTCGTCCGGTCGCACCGCCGGTGTCGACTTCGGGGTCGCGGTGAACCCCGAGTTCCTGCGCGAGGGCAGCAGCGTCCGGGACTTCTTCGACCCGCCCAAGACCGTCATCGGCGAACTCGACGCGGCCAGCGGCGACGTCGTCGCGGCGCTGTACGAAGGGCTCCCCGGCGAGGTCTTCCGCGTCGCGATCCCGGTCGCCGAGATGACGAAGTACGCCGACAACTCCTTCCACGGCCTCAAGATCGGCTTCGCGAACGAGCTCGGTGCCATTTGCCGCGCACTCGGGCTCGACTCGCATCAGGTGATCGACGTCTTCCTCGCCGACCGCAAGCTCAACATCAGTCCCGCCTACCTTCGCCCCGGGTTCGCTTTCGGCGGCTCGTGCCTCCCCAAGGATCTGCGCGGCCTGGTCTACGCCGCGCACCGCGCGGACGTCGCCGTCCCGATCCTGTCGCACGTGCTGCCCTCGAACGACGAACACCTCCAGCGCGCCTTCGACCTGGTCGCGCGCACCGGAAAACGCAAGGTCGGGCTGTTCGGCCTGTCCTTCAAACCCGGCACCGACGACCTCCGCGAGAGCCCGCTCGTCGAGCTGGCGGAGCGGTTGCTCGGCAAGGGGTACGACCTCCGCATCTACGACGCCAACGTCAGCCTTTCCCGGCTGATGGGCGCGAACCGCGAGTACATCGAGGGCAGGCTGCCGCATCTCGGCCAGCTGCTGGCCGGCTCCATCGACGAGGTCGTCGACCACGCCGAGGTCTGTCTCGTCGGCTGCACCGATCCGGAGGTCCTCGCGGCCCTCCCGGCGGGCGGCGGCCACACCATCATCGATCTCGTCCGCGTACCCGACGCCGACCGGCGCCGGACTGAAGAGGGATATGTCGGTCTTGCCTGGTAAAGCTCTCATCCTCGTCGAGAACCTTTCCGTCCCCTTCGATCGCCGCGTGTGGCAGGAGTGCCAGACACTTCGTGACGCCGGCTGGGACGTCCACGTCATCTGTCCACAGGGGACGAAACGGGACACCGAAGCCGAAGTCACCATCGACGGCGTCCACATCCTGCGGTACCCGCTGACGGCCGCCACCGGTGGCCCGGCGGGGTACGTCCAGGAGTACGGCTCCGCGCTGTGGCACACGCTCCGGCTCGCCCGCGAGGTCGGCCGGGTGGACGTCGTGCACGCCTGCAACCCACCGGACCTGCTGTTCCTGGTCGCGCTGTACCTCAAGCGCCAGGGCGCGAAGTTCATCTTCGACCAGCACGACCTGTGCCCCGAGCTCTACCTTTCGCGGTTCGACCGCGGCGAGGACTTCCTGTACCGCGCGGTCTGCGCGCTGGAGCGCCGCACGTACAAGACGGCCGACGTCGTCATCGCGACCAACGAGAGCTACAAGGACGTCGCCGTGAAGCGCGGCGGCAAGTCGCCGGAGGACGTCTTCGTCGTGCGAAGCGCGCCTGTGGTCGAGCGGTTCCATCAGGTCCCGGTCGAACCCGAGTTGAAGAAGGGCAAGCCGTATCTGCTCGCGTACCTCGGTGTGATGGGCCCGCAGGACGGTGTCGACTACGCCTTGCGGGCGCTCGCGTCCCTGCGTGACGAGGTCGGCCGCACCGACTGGCACGCCGTGTTCATCGGGTCCGGTGACGCCTTCGACGACATGGTGGCGTTGTCGAAGGAACTGAAGCTCGACGACCAGGTCGAGTTCACCGGCCGGATCTCCGACGAAGACCTGCTGCGTCACCTGTCCGCGGCCGACGTCTGCCTCTCGCCGGACCCGCTCAATCCGCTCAACGACGTGTCGACCATGAACAAGATCATGGAGTACATGGCGATGAGCCGTCCGATCGTCTCCTTCGAACTGCGGGAGGCCCGGGTTTCGGCCGGGGAGGCCGCGCTGTACGCGCCGGCGAACGACGAGCCGGAGTTCGCGAAGCTGATCGCGCATCTGCTCGACTCGCCGGAGCAGCGGGCCGCGATGGGCGAGCTGGGACGGGCGCGCGTCGCCGGTCCGCTTTCTTGGGAGAACTCCCAGAAAGCCCTGCTCGCGGCCTACGAGGCCGCGACCCGTTGATCGACATCCCGGTCGCGTTTCGAACAAGACTCGGGAAATCCTGTAACCAACGCCGTGGTCGGTCCGACGGGATTCATGCCACATCCGACCGCGCCGATGGGAGATCCCGGCTTTGAGTGACGACACGGTGCGCCTGTCCATGATCGGACAGGTTCTGCGCGGGAGGTGTCGGACCCTGGTGGTCCTCGCCCTCCTCGGCGCCTTGGTCGGCGCGGGATCGTCGGTGATCCTTTCCCCCGGCTACCGGACCACCTCCAGCGTGCTGCTGCAGGGCCCGCGGGAGGCGGACGAACTGCTCACCCAGGCCGAGGTGGCGACCAGTTCGGTGGTGCTCGACCGGGCCGCCGCCGTGCTCGGGGACGGCGAGACCGGCGCCGACCTGCGGGACAAGGTGACCACGTCGGTCGCGCAGGGCAATGTCATCACCATCGAGGCCACCGGTGACACCGCCGAACAGACGCAGCGGCTCGCGGACCAGATCGCCCAGGAGTTCGTGAAGTACTCCACCCAGATCATCGCCGGTTCCGGTGACGCCGCCGTGCAGCTGGCACAGGAGCGCCGCGAGACGTTGCGGCAGCAGGTCGCGCAGACCAACCAGCGGATCAGCGAACTTTCGGCGAAGGTCAACGACGGCAAGACGACCGTGGAGAGCGTCCAGCTCCGCACCGAACTGCAGGGGCTGCGCTCGACGATCGAGTCGGCGATGTCCACGTTGAACGCGGCCGACACGGCGAGTGGTCTCGGCAACATGGTCGTGCTGGGTTCGGCCGAGCTGCCGTCCTCGGCGGCCGCGCCCACGTGGGCGCAGCTCGCCCTCGGCGGCGCGGCGTTGTTCTTCCTGATCGGCCTGTTCGGGCATCTCTTCACCGCCCGCACCGACCGGCGGCTGCGCGACGACGAGGAGATCGCCGCGGCGATCGGCGGCCCGGTGCTGGCCACCTTCGACGCCGTGGATCGGCGCCCGGCCGGAACCACCCTGCGCGCCAGGATCCTCCGTGACGACCGGCCGTGGAACATCCCGCGGGTCGACGTCTTCGCCGACGAGATCGACGCCGACATCCAGTACCGGCGCCTGGTTTCCCGGCTCCCGCATCGGCGGCTGTTCGTCCTCGCGGTGGACGGTGACCACGCCGGGCAGGCGGCCGCCGAGCGGATCGCCCGCCTTTCCGGCCGGTGGTTCGCGCCGGTGACGGTGTCCCCGGTGCGGCCCGTCGTCGAAGACACCGACGCCGACGGGGTCCTCGTCGTGACGAGCCTCGGTTCCCGGTCCGCGTGGGAACTGGTCGGGATCGCCGAAGCCGTCGCCGACGCCGGGCTCACCGTGGTGGGCACCGTGCTGCTCCGTCCCGTCTCCCCGACCCGAACCCGGCCCGGCGCGTCCACCCCCGCCGGCCACGAAGCACTGGCAGGTACCGCGTGACCAGCGCCGACAAAGCGAAGTCCGAACCGCTCATCGACCTGCAGCGCCTGGTCGTCTCGGTGCGGAGACGGCGTCGCCTGTGGCTGTCGATGGCCCTGCTCGGCCTGCTCCTCGGCGGGCTGGTCGCGGTGTTCCTGCCGTCGCCGCCCACCGCCGTCGCGCAGATCCTGGTCGTCCACCCCGACGACTCGCCGACCGACAGCGGAACGCTGATGCGGACCGACGTCGCCGTGCTCCAGACGACCAAGACCGCCACCGAGGCGCTCAAGAAGTTGAACAGCACCCAGGCACCGGAGGAATTCCTCAAAGACTACGAGGGGCTGGGCCTGACGAACAACGTCCTCCAGCTCACGGTCAAGGGCAAGACCGACGAAGAGGCCGTGGCCCGCGCGCAGGCGATCTCCGACGCCTTCATCACGGAGTACATCTCCCGTAACCAGGCGGCCGCGGCGGCCGAGCAGAAGGCCCTGCTCGACCAGCGCAACCAGGCACAGAACGAACTCGGTTCCATCGAGTCGGCGATCGGCGCCGAAGAGGCCAAGAACCGCAACGCCAACCCCGCCCAGCTGGAGCGGCTGTACTCGCGCCGCGCGGAGCTGACGTCCAAGATCTCCGACTACGACGGCCGCGCGCAGGAGGCGGGCATCGGCACGCCGAAGGTCGCCGCCGGGACGCAGATCGTCGACGCGCCGCGGATCCTGCCGCATTCCTTCCTCAAGACGCTCGCCACCGACGCCGGGATCGGCTTCGCGCTGGGACTGCTCGCCGGGCTGGGGCTCGCGGCCGTCACGAGCGTGGTGAAGGACCGGCCGGTGCTGCGCCGCGAGATCTCGCGGCACCTCGGCGCCTCCGTGCTCGCGCAGCTGCCAGAGCCGCCGCGTTTCCTGCACCGCTCGCGGGCGGTGTCCAGGCGGCAGCGGGTCGCGGCGACGCTGGTCCGCGCCGTCCGGCAGGAAGGCGGTCCGGTGTCGCTGCTCGACCTCGGCGCCCGGCAGCTCACCGCCGCGCTCGCCGTCGACATGGCGCGCGAACTGGCGGAGAAGGGGCCGGCCTCGCTCGTCGACGACCTGCCGAAGACGAATCTCCGGGAGCTGGCCGGTCAAGGCCCGATCCCGGTGCTGGACCGGGCGGACACGCCGTTGGCGGCCAGGGAACGCCGGATCGGCGTCGGCTCGGTCGAGCCGGGCACGTCGTGGACCGACCTCGAATTCCTCGGCGAGGAGACGATCCTCGTCGTCCGCGCCGGGCACGCGAACACCGAATGGCTGCACACGGTCGCCCGTCAGCTGGCCGACCGGCACATCCCGATCATCGGGGTCGTCGTGGTGGATCCGGATCCGCGCGACCACACCGACGGGACGCTGTGGGACGGCCTGCACACGGCGTTGCGCGGCCGGGCCGCCCGGCCGATGCCGAAGCCGGTGGAGATGTTCCCGAAGAAGAACGGGCACCCGACTCCGTACAAACGCGTCAAGGAACTCGGCAACGCCGATCAGCCGACGAAACGGTTCGCGCCCGTGTCACCGGACAACGCCGAAGCGCTTTAGGGGGAGTAAGAGCAGATGTGCGGCATCGCAGGGGCCTGCTACTGGCCGGACGGGGGCCCGCTCACCGATCGGCTCACCAAGACCCTCGCCCATCGCGGACCGGACGGTTCCGGCCGGTACGACCACGGCGAAGTCCACTTGGGACACCGAAGGCTGTCGATCGTCGACCTGACCGAGACCGGCGCGCAGCCGATGGTCAAGGACGGGCTGGCGCTGACCTACAACGGCGAGCTGTACAACGCGCCGGAGCTGCGGAAGGAACTCGAAGCCACCGGGGTGCGGTTCCGGGGGACGTCCGACACCGAGGTGCTGCTGGAGGCGTGGCGCGAGTGGGGCACCGACGGTCTGCACCGGCTGCGCGGCATGTTCGCGTTCGGTGTCTTCGACGAGCGCACCGGCGCCTTGACCCTGGTGCGGGACCAGCTCGGCATCAAACCGCTGTTCCTGGTACGCCGCGGCAAGGGGGTCGCGTTCGCCTCGGAGCTGAAGGCGCTGGCCGCCGAACTCGGCGGTTCCCTGACCGTCGACGACACCGCGCTCGTCGCCTCCCTGCTCTACTACTGGGTCCCGGACGGCCGCTGCGCGTTCCGCGAGGCCGAGAAGCTGCCGCCGGGCAGCTGGGCGCGGTTCCGGCCGAACGGCGACGTCGAGCGCGGCACGTTCTGGTCGCTGCGCCAGGTCGCCGAAGAGGGAGCGGCGATGGGGGGTGGGTACCTCGGAGAGGGGGGTGGGAAGAACACCGAGGGCGAGTTCGACCTCGGCGCCGTCATCGAGGACTCCACGCGCAAGCACCTGATGGCCGACGTGCCGGTCGCGACGTTCCTTTCCGGTGGGCTCGACTCCAGCTACCTGACCGCGATCGCCGCCCGTGAACAGCCGGGGATCTCCGCGTACACCATCGGCTTCCGGGCCGAAGACGCGAAGTTCGAGGCGATGCCGGACGACCTGATGTACGCGAAGAAGGTCGCCGCGAAGTTCGGCGTCGACCTGCACGAGATCGAGATCGCGCCGCGGGTGCTCGATCTGCTGCCGCGGATGACGTACCACCTCGACGAGCCGATCGGCGATCCGGCGGCGATCAACAGCTACCTGATCTGCACCGCCGCCCGCGAGGCCGGGGTCAAGGTGATGCTGTCCGGTATGGGCGCCGACGAGCTGTTCGCCGGGTACCGCAAACATCTCGCGAACAAGATCGCCGTGCGGTACCAGCGGGTTCCCGGTCTCGTGCGGCGTCCGGTGGAGTCCCTTGTGGACAGACTGCCGGTGGCGACGTCGAAACGCGGGTTCCGTTCGGTGCGGTTCGCCAAGCGGTTCCTCTCGTTCGCGGAACTGCCGGAGGAGACCGCGTTCCGGCGCAGCTACACGATGTACGACCAGGCCGAGCTCGTCGCGCTGCTGAACCCGGACCTCGCGGGCGCGGTGGACGACGTGCTCACCGAGCACGCGGACACCTATCACGACAACACGCTGACCGATTTCGTGAACCGCATGTGCCTCGCCGATTCGCGGCTGTTCTTGCCAGGGCTCAACCTCGCCTACACCGACCGGTCCAGCATGGCCGCCTCCACCGAGGTGCGGACGCCGTTCGTCGACATCGAGGTCGTGAAGGCCGCGTTCCGGATCCCCGGTGACAAGAAGATCGTGAAGCGTCAAGGGAAGATGGCGCTGAAGGAAGCGGCGCTCTCGATCCTGCCCGCCGAGATCGTGCACCGGCCGAAGGGCCTGTTCAGCGCACCACTGCGGGCTTGGATGAGCCGCGACCTCGCGCCACTGGTGCGCGAGGTGACCAACGATGGCGAATTGGTGAAGGCCGGGTTCCTCCGACGTGAGGCCCTGCAACGGCTCGTCGACGAAGACGCGTCCGGGCAGCAGGACCGGTCCAAGCACCTCTGGCACATCTTGACCCTCGAGTACTGGTACCGCGGTGCCGTTTCGGCCCGAAGCGCTTAGGAGCGACGTGAAGCAGGTAGTGCAGAACTACAAGAGCGGGGAGCTGGCACTCCTCGACGTCGAAGTGCCCGCGTGCAAACCGGGGGGTGTGCTGGTCCGCACCGCCTACTCGCTGATCTCCACCGGCACCGAGATGATGAAGGTGTCCGAGGCGAGCCTTTCCCTGGTGGGCAAGGCGAAGGCGCGGCCGGACCAGGTCGCGAAGGTGATGCAGAGCGTCGCGACGAACGGCCTGGGCGCGACCTACCGCAAGGCGATGAACAAACTCGACTCGTACACGCCGCTCGGATACTCCCTGTGCGGCGTGGTCGAGGAGGTCGGCGCGGGCATCGACGACGTCACCGTCGGGGATCTCGTGGCGTGCGCGGGGAACGAACACGCGCTGCACGCGGAACTGAACTGGGTGCCCAAGAACCTGTACTCCAAGGTGCCCGACGGCGTCGACCCGCGGCACGCCGCGTTCGGCACCGTCGGCGCGATCGCGATGCAGGGCGTCCGCCAGGGCGAGCCGCAGATCGGTGACATCGCGCTGGTCATCGGCCTCGGCTTGATCGGTCAGCTGGTCGTGCAGCTGCTGGTCGCCTCCGGGGTCCGCGTGGTCGGCGTCGACCCGGATCCGACGCGGTGCGCGCTCGCCGAACAGCTCGGCGCGCTCAACTGCGGTCACCCCGGCTCCGGTGTCGTCGACACCGCGGTCGCGGAGATCAGCTCCGGGCACGGCGTCGACCAGGTGTACCTCGCCGCGGGCGGCAGCACGAACGAGCCGGTGGAGCTGGCCGCGAAGCTGAGCCGCGACCGCGGCCGGGTCGTCGACATCGGCAAATGCTCGCTGAACCTGCCGTGGAACGCCTACTACGAAAAGGAACTCGATGTCCGATTCTCCCGCTCGTACGGCCCCGGCCGCTACGACCCGGAGTACGAACTCGAGGGCCGCGACTACCCGATCGGCCAGGTCCGCTGGACCGAGCGCCGCAACCTGGAATGCGTCGTCGACCTGATGGGCCGCGGCCGTCTCGACGTCGAGCCGCTGATCTCGCACGTTTCGGACTTCTCCGACGCCGTCGAGACGTACCGGAGGCTGAACGAGGGCGAGCTCAAGGCCGTCGCCGTGCTGTTCGAGTACGACAAGCGTCCGGCGGCCGCGGCCGGGCAGGCCGTCACCGCGGTTTCCGTGCCGAAGCCCTCGGCGGTCCGCGCGGCACCGAAGCCCGGTGGCGTGCGGATCGGGTTCGTCGGCGCGGGCAACTACGCGTCCTCCATGCTCCTGCCGCATCTCGCGGAGATGGAGAAGGTCGACCTCGCCGAGGTCGTCACCACCTCGGCGCTCTCGGGCGCGAACGCCAAGCGCAAGTTCGGGTTCGGCCGCGCCACCACCGATCTCGACGCGTTGCTCGAAGACTCCTCGATCGACGCCGTGTTCATCGTGACCCGGCACAGCTCGCACGCCGAGCTGACCCGGCGCGCGCTGCTCGCGGGCAAGGCCGTCTTCGTCGAGAAGCCGCTCGCATTGTCCGAAAAGGAACTGGAGATCGTGCTCGGCGCGATCGAGGAGTCCGGCAACGACCGGCTGCAGGTCGGTTTCAACCGCCGGTTCGCCCCGCTGCTCAACGAATCGGTGCTCCACTTCGGGCCGCGGATCGGTCCGGCTTCCGTGCGGTACCTGGTCAACGCCGGGCAGCTCGACGCGAACAGCTGGTACAACCAGGCCGACAGCGAGGGCTCGCGGTTCGCCGGCGAGGGCGGGCACTTCATCGACACGGTCGGCTGGCTGCTCGGCGCCGACCCGGTCTCGGTGTACGCCACCGCGACGCCGGGCCACCAGGACCTGCAGATCCTGCTGCGCTACCCGGACGGCTCGACCGCGTCGATCGCGTACACCACGAGCGGTGCGTCGTCGTTCCCCAAGGAGACGATCGACGTCACCACCGACGGCAAGGTGCTGAAGTTCGACGACTTCGCGCGCGCGTCGGTGTTCGGCCGCAAGAAGTGGGCCAGCTCCCGGATCCCCAAGGGCCGGGACAAGGGCCAGGCCGCCGAACTCGAAGCGTTCGTCACCGCGCTGACCACCGGGGTCGCGATGCCGGTGTCCGTCGACTCGCTCGTCGCGACGACACTGGCCACGCTCGCGGTCAACCGCAGCCTGGAGACCGGGGCGCCGGTGCGGATCGGACTCGGCTGATGGATCCCTCCTGGTACCTGCGAAGACTGTCGCGGATGGGGCCCGCCGAGATCGCGGGCCGCGTCACCGACGTCGTGCGCAAACGCCAGTGGCGCGCCGTCGCGAGCGAGCAGGCGGCTTGGCTGCCGCACCGGCGTTTCGCGTCGGTGCCCGGTGACGAGGTCCTCGCCGCCGTCTCCGGTGAGGCGGTGAAGGACCTGCTCGTCAAGGCGGACCGGCTGATGGACGGGCGTGCCGAGTACTTCGGCGTCGAGCGGGACGACCTCGTCGACCCGGACTGGTCGTACGACCCGAAGACCGGTCGCCGCGCACCGTCCGATGTGTACTCCTTCGACATCCCGTATCGGAGCGAGGAGACCGTCG encodes the following:
- a CDS encoding nucleotide sugar dehydrogenase produces the protein MKISVFGLGYVGCVSAACLAGRGHEVVGVDVNPVKIDLVSSGKAPVVEERIGELTAEVVAQGRLRATTDVGQAIADSEVSLICVGTPSAPNGSLSTAFLERVAEEIGEALKTKTERHTVVFRSTMLPGTCLDLLVPILEKSSGRTAGVDFGVAVNPEFLREGSSVRDFFDPPKTVIGELDAASGDVVAALYEGLPGEVFRVAIPVAEMTKYADNSFHGLKIGFANELGAICRALGLDSHQVIDVFLADRKLNISPAYLRPGFAFGGSCLPKDLRGLVYAAHRADVAVPILSHVLPSNDEHLQRAFDLVARTGKRKVGLFGLSFKPGTDDLRESPLVELAERLLGKGYDLRIYDANVSLSRLMGANREYIEGRLPHLGQLLAGSIDEVVDHAEVCLVGCTDPEVLAALPAGGGHTIIDLVRVPDADRRRTEEGYVGLAW
- a CDS encoding glycosyltransferase family 4 protein; translated protein: MSVLPGKALILVENLSVPFDRRVWQECQTLRDAGWDVHVICPQGTKRDTEAEVTIDGVHILRYPLTAATGGPAGYVQEYGSALWHTLRLAREVGRVDVVHACNPPDLLFLVALYLKRQGAKFIFDQHDLCPELYLSRFDRGEDFLYRAVCALERRTYKTADVVIATNESYKDVAVKRGGKSPEDVFVVRSAPVVERFHQVPVEPELKKGKPYLLAYLGVMGPQDGVDYALRALASLRDEVGRTDWHAVFIGSGDAFDDMVALSKELKLDDQVEFTGRISDEDLLRHLSAADVCLSPDPLNPLNDVSTMNKIMEYMAMSRPIVSFELREARVSAGEAALYAPANDEPEFAKLIAHLLDSPEQRAAMGELGRARVAGPLSWENSQKALLAAYEAATR
- a CDS encoding exopolysaccharide biosynthesis protein, with product MIGQVLRGRCRTLVVLALLGALVGAGSSVILSPGYRTTSSVLLQGPREADELLTQAEVATSSVVLDRAAAVLGDGETGADLRDKVTTSVAQGNVITIEATGDTAEQTQRLADQIAQEFVKYSTQIIAGSGDAAVQLAQERRETLRQQVAQTNQRISELSAKVNDGKTTVESVQLRTELQGLRSTIESAMSTLNAADTASGLGNMVVLGSAELPSSAAAPTWAQLALGGAALFFLIGLFGHLFTARTDRRLRDDEEIAAAIGGPVLATFDAVDRRPAGTTLRARILRDDRPWNIPRVDVFADEIDADIQYRRLVSRLPHRRLFVLAVDGDHAGQAAAERIARLSGRWFAPVTVSPVRPVVEDTDADGVLVVTSLGSRSAWELVGIAEAVADAGLTVVGTVLLRPVSPTRTRPGASTPAGHEALAGTA
- a CDS encoding Wzz/FepE/Etk N-terminal domain-containing protein; its protein translation is MTSADKAKSEPLIDLQRLVVSVRRRRRLWLSMALLGLLLGGLVAVFLPSPPTAVAQILVVHPDDSPTDSGTLMRTDVAVLQTTKTATEALKKLNSTQAPEEFLKDYEGLGLTNNVLQLTVKGKTDEEAVARAQAISDAFITEYISRNQAAAAAEQKALLDQRNQAQNELGSIESAIGAEEAKNRNANPAQLERLYSRRAELTSKISDYDGRAQEAGIGTPKVAAGTQIVDAPRILPHSFLKTLATDAGIGFALGLLAGLGLAAVTSVVKDRPVLRREISRHLGASVLAQLPEPPRFLHRSRAVSRRQRVAATLVRAVRQEGGPVSLLDLGARQLTAALAVDMARELAEKGPASLVDDLPKTNLRELAGQGPIPVLDRADTPLAARERRIGVGSVEPGTSWTDLEFLGEETILVVRAGHANTEWLHTVARQLADRHIPIIGVVVVDPDPRDHTDGTLWDGLHTALRGRAARPMPKPVEMFPKKNGHPTPYKRVKELGNADQPTKRFAPVSPDNAEAL
- the asnB gene encoding asparagine synthase (glutamine-hydrolyzing) gives rise to the protein MCGIAGACYWPDGGPLTDRLTKTLAHRGPDGSGRYDHGEVHLGHRRLSIVDLTETGAQPMVKDGLALTYNGELYNAPELRKELEATGVRFRGTSDTEVLLEAWREWGTDGLHRLRGMFAFGVFDERTGALTLVRDQLGIKPLFLVRRGKGVAFASELKALAAELGGSLTVDDTALVASLLYYWVPDGRCAFREAEKLPPGSWARFRPNGDVERGTFWSLRQVAEEGAAMGGGYLGEGGGKNTEGEFDLGAVIEDSTRKHLMADVPVATFLSGGLDSSYLTAIAAREQPGISAYTIGFRAEDAKFEAMPDDLMYAKKVAAKFGVDLHEIEIAPRVLDLLPRMTYHLDEPIGDPAAINSYLICTAAREAGVKVMLSGMGADELFAGYRKHLANKIAVRYQRVPGLVRRPVESLVDRLPVATSKRGFRSVRFAKRFLSFAELPEETAFRRSYTMYDQAELVALLNPDLAGAVDDVLTEHADTYHDNTLTDFVNRMCLADSRLFLPGLNLAYTDRSSMAASTEVRTPFVDIEVVKAAFRIPGDKKIVKRQGKMALKEAALSILPAEIVHRPKGLFSAPLRAWMSRDLAPLVREVTNDGELVKAGFLRREALQRLVDEDASGQQDRSKHLWHILTLEYWYRGAVSARSA
- a CDS encoding bi-domain-containing oxidoreductase, producing MKQVVQNYKSGELALLDVEVPACKPGGVLVRTAYSLISTGTEMMKVSEASLSLVGKAKARPDQVAKVMQSVATNGLGATYRKAMNKLDSYTPLGYSLCGVVEEVGAGIDDVTVGDLVACAGNEHALHAELNWVPKNLYSKVPDGVDPRHAAFGTVGAIAMQGVRQGEPQIGDIALVIGLGLIGQLVVQLLVASGVRVVGVDPDPTRCALAEQLGALNCGHPGSGVVDTAVAEISSGHGVDQVYLAAGGSTNEPVELAAKLSRDRGRVVDIGKCSLNLPWNAYYEKELDVRFSRSYGPGRYDPEYELEGRDYPIGQVRWTERRNLECVVDLMGRGRLDVEPLISHVSDFSDAVETYRRLNEGELKAVAVLFEYDKRPAAAAGQAVTAVSVPKPSAVRAAPKPGGVRIGFVGAGNYASSMLLPHLAEMEKVDLAEVVTTSALSGANAKRKFGFGRATTDLDALLEDSSIDAVFIVTRHSSHAELTRRALLAGKAVFVEKPLALSEKELEIVLGAIEESGNDRLQVGFNRRFAPLLNESVLHFGPRIGPASVRYLVNAGQLDANSWYNQADSEGSRFAGEGGHFIDTVGWLLGADPVSVYATATPGHQDLQILLRYPDGSTASIAYTTSGASSFPKETIDVTTDGKVLKFDDFARASVFGRKKWASSRIPKGRDKGQAAELEAFVTALTTGVAMPVSVDSLVATTLATLAVNRSLETGAPVRIGLG